From Musa acuminata AAA Group cultivar baxijiao chromosome BXJ3-8, Cavendish_Baxijiao_AAA, whole genome shotgun sequence, one genomic window encodes:
- the LOC103996517 gene encoding putative UDP-rhamnose:rhamnosyltransferase 1 produces the protein MAESSLHVVLFPWLAFGHLIPFLELSKSLAKRCHHVFFLSTPRNISRLPKLPPSLAPSIDFVRIPLPPCEGLPDGAEATSDLPQEKVKYLNKAFDGLEQSVAEFLVQTSPKPSWIIHDYAPYWLPLIATRVGVPCIFFNTFPSFVSAFFTGPGGRGMQRPVEAFTTPPEWIPFPTKLAYRAYEARSLSDHVKRDDVSGVSLVRRIEMVGKGCELMAVRACTEFEREWLSLLREHNEKPVIPVGLLPPSIKDRSGEANQGANTGDIFLWLRDQAPGSVLYIALGSEVALSAELLRELAFGVEQGGLPFLWALRRPDDMEALPEGFEERLKGRGVVAFGWIPQLQVLAHESVGGFLTHCGWGSLIEGLAFGRPLVLLPIAFDQGLNARLMEEKSLGVEIGRDEEDGSFTREAVAHAIGLVMAEEAGKKIRDAAKEMKDVFGDTECHEKYVDEFVQYLQHHNN, from the coding sequence ATGGCGGAGAGCAGTCTCCACGTTGTTCTGTTCCCATGGCTGGCCTTTGGCCACTTGATACCCTTCCTCGAGCTCTCCAAGTCGTTAGCCAAAAGATGCCACCATGTCTTCTTCCTATCGACCCCAAGAAACATCAGCAGGCTCCCCAAACTCCCTCCCTCTTTAGCTCCATCCATAGACTTCGTCCGCATCCCTTTGCCGCCATGCGAGGGCCTCCCCGACGGCGCAGAGGCCACCAGCGACCTCCCACAGGAGAAGGTCAAATACCTCAACAAGGCCTTCGATGGCCTCGAGCAGTCCGTGGCCGAGTTCCTCGTGCAGACGTCTCCGAAGCCCAGCTGGATCATCCATGACTACGCTCCATATTGGCTGCCTCTGATTGCAACCAGGGTGGGCGTCCCGTGCATCTTCTTCAACACGTTCCCGTCCTTCGTCAGCGCGTTCTTCACGGGACCAGGTGGAAGAGGGATGCAGCGGCCCGTCGAGGCGTTCACTACGCCGCCGGAGTGGATCCCCTTTCCGACCAAACTGGCTTATCGAGCGTACGAGGCCCGCAGCCTTAGCGACCACGTGAAGCGAGACGACGTCTCGGGAGTGTCGCTGGTGCGTCGAATCGAGATGGTTGGCAAGGGATGCGAGCTCATGGCCGTACGCGCGTGCACCGAGTTCGAACGTGAATGGTTAAGCCTTCTTCGAGAGCACAACGAGAAGCCGGTGATTCCAGTAGGCCTACTTCCTCCTTCGATCAAGGACCGGAGTGGCGAGGCGAACCAGGGTGCCAACACAGGGGACATCTTCCTCTGGCTGCGCGATCAAGCTCCTGGATCTGTTCTTTACATTGCCTTGGGGAGCGAGGTCGCGCTAAGCGCGGAGCTGCTGCGCGAGCTGGCCTTTGGAGTGGAACAGGGCGGCCTGCCATTCCTCTGGGCTCTCAGGAGGCCGGACGACATGGAAGCGTTGCCGGAAGGGTTCGAGGAGCGACTCAAGGGGCGCGGTGTCGTCGCCTTTGGGTGGATTCCTCAGCTCCAGGTTCTGGCGCACGAATCCGTGGGCGGATTCCTGACGCACTGCGGCTGGGGATCTCTCATCGAAGGCCTCGCCTTCGGCCGCCCGCTCGTCCTCCTACCCATTGCTTTTGACCAAGGCCTTAATGCGCGACTCATGGAGGAGAAATCGTTGGGTGTGGAGATAGGAAGAGACGAGGAAGACGGGTCTTTCACAAGGGAAGCAGTGGCGCACGCAATTGGACTGGTTATGGCGGAGGAAGCAGGGAAGAAAATTAGAGACGCCGCCAAGGAGATGAAAGATGTGTTTGGCGATACAGAATGCCATGAAAAGTACGTGGATGAGTTTGTTCAGTATCTGCAACATCATAATAATTAG
- the LOC135645280 gene encoding serine/threonine-protein kinase D6PK-like, giving the protein MASKTLSKPLSEQQHKVPGSQVVEKASLQPSPLQLPDPSKLESDTPTRLPKSMQQSTQKPKTEQVLEGQNLDHQQKEAANLSTNETTQKVARSLEHISLDTSSNTMKQSVQQGDVNELLQLNGTVSLETNRYEEKKNSGQGSEKYSSASAKVSDGTSSLTKTSGSAKISDRIDSGKSSMCRGSTSSDVSDDSTCSSISSSINKPHKSNDSRWEAIKTIRARDGILGLNHFRLLKKLGCGDIGSVYLSELSGTKCYFAMKVMDKQSLASRKKLHRAQTEREILQCLDHPFLPTLYTHFETDKFSCLVMEFCPGGDLHTLRQRQPGKYFSEQAAKIYIAEVLLALEYLHMLGIIYRDLKPENVLVREDGHIMLSDFDLSLRCAVNPTLVKSSNPNSESFRRNNPVYCVQPACIEPSCVQPSCVVPTTCFSPRLFSSKSKKQQKQKCDTGNQVSALPELVAEPTDARSMSFVGTHEYLAPEIIKGEGHGSAVDWWTFGIFLYELLFGKTPFKGSGNRATLFNVVGQPLRFSEFPVVSFAARDLIRGLLVKDPQHRLAYKRGATEIKQHPFFEGINWALIRCASPPEIPKPFEIARPLGTAASASQKASLTSEKGSDNYLEFDFF; this is encoded by the exons ATGGCTTCAAAGACACTTTCCAAACCTCTCTCAGAACAGCAACACAAGGTACCTGGTAGCCAAGTAGTTGAAAAGGCTTCTTTGCAACCTTCACCTCTACAGTTACCTGATCCAAGCAAACTGGAGTCTGATACACCAACAAGGTTGCCAAAATCTATGCAGCAGAGCACACAAAAGCCTAAAACTGAACAAGTTTTGGAGGGCCAAAATTTGGATCACCAACAAAAGGAAGCTGCTAACCTTTCAACGAACGAAACCACTCAAAAGGTTGCCAGATCTCTAGAGCATATTTCCTTGGATACATCTTCCAATACTATGAAGCAATCCGTCCAACAAGGTGATGTCAACGAGCTGCTTCAGTTGAACGGGACGGTGAGTTTGGAAACCAACAGatatgaagaaaagaaaaactcTGGGCAGGGCAGTGAGAAATATAGCTCAGCTTCTGCTAAAGTTAGTGATGGAACCAGCAGTCTGACAAAGACTAGTGGAAGTGCTAAAATAAGTGACCGGATTGATAGCGGCAAGAGTAGTATGTGCAGGGGCAGTACAAGCAGTGATGTTAGCGACGATAGCACTTGTAGCAGCATAAGCAGCAGCATCAACAAGCCTCACAAATCAAATGATTCAAGATGGGAAGCGATCAAAACGATAAGGGCTAGAGATGGAATTCTTGGTTTGAATCATTTCAGGCTACTGAAGAAGTTGGGTTGTGGAGACATAGGTAGTGTCTATTTGTCAGAGTTGAGCGGGACAAAATGTTATTTCGCAATGAAGGTTATGGATAAACAATCTCTAGCAAGTCGTAAGAAGCTGCATAGAGCCCAGACAGAAAGGGAGATATTGCAATGTCTTGATCACCCATTTCTTCCAACATTGTATACTCACTTTGAGACAGACAAGTTTTCATGTTTGGTAATGGAGTTCTGTCCAGGAGGGGATCTGCACACACTTAGACAGAGGCAGCCTGGAAAATATTTCTCAGAACAAGCTGCCAA GATTTACATAGCGGAGGTCCTCCTTGCTCTAGAATACCTGCACATGCTGGGCATTATCTATCGTGACCTGAAGCCAGAGAATGTCCTTGTCCGAGAAGATGGCCACATCATGCTCTCTGACTTTGACCTCTCCCTCCGTTGTGCTGTTAACCCCACCCTCGTCAAATCCTCCAACCCCAACTCTGAGTCCTTCAGAAGAAACAACCCTGTTTACTGTGTTCAGCCTGCGTGTATCGAACCATCCTGTGTCCAACCTTCTTGTGTGGTCCCAACAACATGCTTCTCCCCTCGGCTTTTTTCCTCAAAGTCCAAGAAACAACAGAAACAGAAGTGTGATACTGGAAACCAGGTCAGCGCACTCCCTGAACTCGTTGCAGAGCCTACAGATGCAAGGTCTATGTCATTCGTTGGTACCCATGAGTACTTGGCCCCTGAGATCATCAAGGGAGAGGGGCATGGTAGTGCAGTGGATTGGTGGACGTTTGGCATCTTCCTGTATGAGCTTTTGTTCGGGAAGACACCCTTCAAGGGCTCAGGCAACCGTGCTACACTGTTCAATGTGGTGGGTCAACCATTGCGATTTTCAGAGTTTCCAGTCGTAAGCTTCGCTGCCAGGGATCTCATTAGGGGATTGCTTGTCAAAGATCCGCAACACCGGCTTGCTTATAAACGTGGGGCTACAGAGATAAAGCAACACCCGTTCTTTGAGGGTATCAACTGGGCCTTGATAAGATGTGCAAGTCCTCCCGAGATCCCCAAGCCCTTCGAAATCGCTCGGCCCCTAGGGACTGCAGCATCAGCAAGCCAGAAGGCCAGCCTCACCTCTGAGAAAGGTTCTGATAACTACCTGGAATTTgatttcttctag
- the LOC103996281 gene encoding uncharacterized protein LOC103996281, whose protein sequence is MEEYMENVKRLRTQINDIEEAAAKRSVEEQKQKTAIGALQTDLNLVRTEIKRLNEEAAEMLKAQAQTSSEIAEKQKKISSLETESCTLSQTLELLQQEMTTTTLKHKEKRSYYARVTEDLNLKLRQQQEWYNSKRQKMKADAASVDDNVDKEIVQTKGSGNAVPSMGANLGNTGNDTSGRNKDLETELESAKTKLAEIEAKKSEVARDGIKSKQLLEEMSFKLQAAPPALREMDVKALEEEHRSLVADKAGELEYLQSLKERIKQLKNISHIIKCRCGKEYNVELVS, encoded by the exons ATGGAGGAATACATGGAGAACGTAAAGAGATTGCGAACTCAGATAAACG ATATCGAGGAGGCTGCGGCGAAGAGATCGGTAGAGGAGCAGAAGCAGAAGACCGCGATCGGCGCCTTGCAAACCGATCTCAATCTCG TGAGGACGGAAATAAAGCGTTTGAACGAGGAGGCAGCGGAGATGCTCAAAGCGCAAGCCCAGACCAGCTCCGAGATAGCAGAGAAGCAAAAGAAGATATCCTCGCTGGAGACGGAGTCTTGCACCCTCTCTCAG ACTTTGGAGCTTCTCCAACAAGAAATGACCACCACAACGCTGAAACATAAAGAAAAGAG ATCATACTATGCAAGGGTTACCGAAGACTTGAATCTCAAATTACGGCAACAACAG GAGTGGTACAACTCAAAAAGGCAGAAGATGAAAGCAGATGCTGCATCA GTTGATGATAATGTAGATAAAGAAATTGTTCAGACCAaag GGAGTGGGAATGCTGTGCCCTCCATGGGAGCAAATTTGGGGAAtacg GGTAATGACACCAGTGGGAGAAATAAGGATTTGGAAACTGAATTGGAGTCTGCAAAAACCAAACTTGCAGAAATAGAGGCAAAAAAATCTGAAGTTGCTAGAGATGGCATTAAG TCCAAGCAGCTGCTTGAGGAAATGAGTTTCAAATTGCAGGCAGCTCCT CCTGCACTGAGGGAAATGGATGTCAAAGCCTTGGAAGAGGAACACAGATCTTTGGTGGCTGATAAAGCTGGGGAGCTGGAGTACTTGCAGTCTCTAAAGGAACGGATTAAACAACTGAAG AACATCTCACATATCATCAAATGTCGATGTGGAAAGGAGTACAATGTGGAGCTGGTGAGTTGA
- the LOC135646046 gene encoding uncharacterized protein LOC135646046 — translation MSPMPYPKSLRDRWPSASFPQRPPQRNPNTRIGDICESFAMGSRMQEHDGASPAKIFVGGLPKDTTLETFVKHFEIYGEIVDSVIMKDRITNKPRGFGFITYKDASVVDRVIDDTHVFSGKTVEIKRTIPKGAAPLKDFKTRKIFVGGIPTTLSEDEFKNFFSEFGRVEDHEIIRDHTTNRSRGFGFILFEKEKDVDDLLAKKGNMIDLAGTKVEIKKAEPRKPSNAPSSAFDGEPRARHFGDSVGRYGGSYGGFGSAGGYGPSSYRTPGSFGPRPGGYGGYGNVAGDYGGGYAGYAGGLGDYRAESSLGYSSRFGSYGGGFGGGYEGGYGGFGREAGGYGGSSYGGGYDSPAGYSSGLYGSRGAYSGGGGGGAGRYHPYGR, via the exons ATGTCCCCGATGCCGTACCCTAAAAGTCTTCGCGATCGCTGGCCATCGGCCTCCTTTCCGCAGCGACCTCCTCAAAGAAACCCTAACACCAGGATCGGAGATATTTGCGAGTCCTTCGCCATGGGCTCCAGGATGCAAGAGCACGATGGTGCGAGTCCCGC GAAGATCTTTGTCGGAGGGCTTCCGAAGGATACGACGCTtg AAACGTTTGTGAAGCACTTTGAGATATATGGAGAGATAGTAGATTCGGTGATAATGAAAGATCGTATTACAAACAAGCCAAGAGGCTTTGGGTTTATCACCTATAAAGATGCTTCTGTTGTTGACAGAGTTATTGATGACACACATGTCTTCAGTGGAAAAACG GTGGAAATAAAAAGAACTATTCCAAAAGGTGCTGCTCCTTTGAAGGATTTTAAGACAAGGAAAATATTTGTTGGTGGAATACCAACAACTCTTTCAGAAG ATGAATTCAAGAACTTCTTTTCTGAGTTTGGGAGGGTGGAGGATCATGAAATTATTCGTGACCATACAACCAACAGATCTCGTGGATTTGGCTTTATACTCTTTGAGAAGGAAAAAGATGTAGATGACTTATTGGCGAAAAAGGGAAATATGATTGATCTAGCTGGTACAAAG GTGGAAATTAAGAAGGCTGAACCAAGGAAACCTTCCAATGCCCCATCTTCTGCTTTTGACGGTGAACCTAGGGCTCGTCATTTTGGGGATAGTGTTGGCAGATATGGTGGTTCATATGGTGGCTTTGGTAGTGCTGGTGGTTATGGCCCATCATCCTACCGGACACCAGGAAGTTTTGGTCCTCGCCCCGGAGGCTATGGTGGTTATGGGAATGTTGCTGGTGATTATGGTGGTGGATATGCTGGTTATGCTGGTGGCTTAGGAGACTACCGTGCAGAATCGTCACTTGGTTATTCTAGTCGTTTTGGCTCATATGGTGGAGGATTTGGTGGTGGATATGAGGGTGGTTACGGTGGCTTTGGCCGTGAAGCAGGGGGCTACGGTGGTTCTAGCTATGGAGGTGGTTATGATTCCCCAGCTGGTTATAGCTCAGGACTCTATGGCAGTAGAGGTGCctatagtggtggtggtggtggtggtgctggcCGATACCACCCATATGGGAGATAG